The Patagioenas fasciata isolate bPatFas1 chromosome 25, bPatFas1.hap1, whole genome shotgun sequence genome includes a region encoding these proteins:
- the TRNAU1AP gene encoding tRNA selenocysteine 1-associated protein 1 isoform X1, translating into MAASLWMGDLEPYMDENFVSRAFATMGELVLSVKIIRNRLTGIPAGYCFVEFADLATAEKCLHKINGKPLPGATPAKRFKLNYATYGKQPDNSPEYSLFVGDLTPDVDDGMLYEFFVKVYPSCRGGKVVLDQAGVSRGYGFVKFTDELEQKRALTECQGAVGLGSKPVRLSVAIPKANRVKSMEYNQMYNYNYNQYYQQYHNYYAQWGYDQNTGSYSYSYPQYGYTQSTMQTYEEVGEDALEDPTPQLDVHEANKQFMEQSEELYDALMDCHWQPLDTVSSEIPAVL; encoded by the exons ATGGCCGCCAGCCTATGGATGGGGGAC cTGGAGCCATATATGGATGAAAACTTTGTTTCAAGAGCTTTTGCCACCATGGGAGAGCTTGTACTGAGTGTAAAAATCATTCGAAACAGGTTGACAGG AATTCCAGCAGGCTATTGCTTTGTAGAATTTGCAGATCTAGCTACTGCAGAGAAATGTTTACACAAAATCAATGGAAAACCGCTTCCTGGTGCTACACCG GCAAAGCGATTTAAATTGAATTATGCAACATATGGAAAACAACCCGATAACAG TCCAGAATATTCACTTTTTGTGGGAGACTTGACTCCTGATGTGGATGATGGCATGTTATATGAATTTTTTGTTAAAGTTTATCCATCATGTAGAGGtggaaaagttgttttggaccagGCAGGAGTATCCAG AGGTTATGGCTTCGTGAAATTCACAGATGAACTGGAACAGAAAAGGGCGCTGACAGAGTGTCAAGGAGCTGTGGGGTTGGGCTCTAAACCTGTACGCTTGAGTGTGGCTATACCAAAAGC taatcgTGTGAAATCAATGGAGTACAACCAGATGTACAACTATAATTATAACCAATATTACCAACAATATCACAACTACTACGCCCAGTGGGGCTATGACCAGAACACGGGCAGTTACAGCTACAGCTACCCACAGTACGGCTACACGCAGAGCACGATGCAG aCATATGAAGAAGTTGGTGAGGATGCATTGGAAG ATCCGACACCTCAGCTGGACGTGCACGAAGCAAATAAACAGTTTATGGAACAGAGTGAAGAGCTCTACGATGCCTTGATGGACTGTCATTGGCAGCCTTTGGACACTGTCTCGTCAGAGATTCCAGCCGTCTTATAG
- the TRNAU1AP gene encoding tRNA selenocysteine 1-associated protein 1 isoform X2, producing the protein MDENFVSRAFATMGELVLSVKIIRNRLTGIPAGYCFVEFADLATAEKCLHKINGKPLPGATPAKRFKLNYATYGKQPDNSPEYSLFVGDLTPDVDDGMLYEFFVKVYPSCRGGKVVLDQAGVSRGYGFVKFTDELEQKRALTECQGAVGLGSKPVRLSVAIPKANRVKSMEYNQMYNYNYNQYYQQYHNYYAQWGYDQNTGSYSYSYPQYGYTQSTMQTYEEVGEDALEDPTPQLDVHEANKQFMEQSEELYDALMDCHWQPLDTVSSEIPAVL; encoded by the exons ATGGATGAAAACTTTGTTTCAAGAGCTTTTGCCACCATGGGAGAGCTTGTACTGAGTGTAAAAATCATTCGAAACAGGTTGACAGG AATTCCAGCAGGCTATTGCTTTGTAGAATTTGCAGATCTAGCTACTGCAGAGAAATGTTTACACAAAATCAATGGAAAACCGCTTCCTGGTGCTACACCG GCAAAGCGATTTAAATTGAATTATGCAACATATGGAAAACAACCCGATAACAG TCCAGAATATTCACTTTTTGTGGGAGACTTGACTCCTGATGTGGATGATGGCATGTTATATGAATTTTTTGTTAAAGTTTATCCATCATGTAGAGGtggaaaagttgttttggaccagGCAGGAGTATCCAG AGGTTATGGCTTCGTGAAATTCACAGATGAACTGGAACAGAAAAGGGCGCTGACAGAGTGTCAAGGAGCTGTGGGGTTGGGCTCTAAACCTGTACGCTTGAGTGTGGCTATACCAAAAGC taatcgTGTGAAATCAATGGAGTACAACCAGATGTACAACTATAATTATAACCAATATTACCAACAATATCACAACTACTACGCCCAGTGGGGCTATGACCAGAACACGGGCAGTTACAGCTACAGCTACCCACAGTACGGCTACACGCAGAGCACGATGCAG aCATATGAAGAAGTTGGTGAGGATGCATTGGAAG ATCCGACACCTCAGCTGGACGTGCACGAAGCAAATAAACAGTTTATGGAACAGAGTGAAGAGCTCTACGATGCCTTGATGGACTGTCATTGGCAGCCTTTGGACACTGTCTCGTCAGAGATTCCAGCCGTCTTATAG